ACATGGAACAGAGGAGACCAGCCATGGAGTATTTTGTTGGAATGGACGTATCGATGGCAAGCATTTCGATCTGTGAGATTGATGCAAAGGGAACCGTCATTCGCGAAGGCAAGGTGTCAAGCACACCCGAGGCGGTCGCCACTTGGCTCGAGGAAAGCGGGCGTGGCTTTGCGCGAATTGGGTTGGAAGCTGGCCCTCTGGCGCCTTGGCTGTACGCAGGACTGTCCAGTCGGGGCCTCCCTGTGATTTGTATCGAGACCCGGCAAATGAAGGCCTTTGCCAGCGCCAGCCCAGTCAAGACGGACCGTCGCGACGCCCGCTTGATCAGCCAGACGATGCGGACCGGTTTGTACCGCGCGACCCACGTCAAGACCGCGCGCAGTCAGGAGCTCCGGATGGTGCTGACCCATCGGGAGACCCTGGTTCATCAGGTCCGTCAGTTGTCCAATACGGTACGAGGAACATTGAAAGCTTTCGGCCTCAAGGTCGGTATGGCGCGCGGACGCCTTTTCGCGGCGCGGGTTCGGGAATTGACGGCTGATAACCCGCACCTCAGCGCAGCCGCCGAGCCGCTCTTGCTTGCGCGCCAAGCCTTGCTCGAACAACTCGACAAGCTCGACCGGCAGGTTCATGCCGCTGCGCGCGATGATAGCGTTTGCCGGCGCCTGATGACCGTTCCCGGCGTCGGCCCGGTTACCGCCCTCGCTTTCAGGACAGGACTCGACGTGCCGGAACGGTTTCAAAAGTCGGTCATGGTCGGCGCCCACTTCGGGCTTGTCCCACGCAGATACGCCTCGGGAGAGCAGGACCGAAGCGGCCCCATCAGCAAGTGCGGAGATGCCATGGTTCGTTGGCTTTTGTTCGAGGCCGCCAATGCACTTCTCACTCGAACCCGCCGTTGGTCCTGGCTCAAACACTGGGGGCTCGCGGTCGCCAAAAGGCGCGGGATGAAACGCGCCAAGGTAGCCGTTGCCCGGCGTCTCGCCGTAATCATGCATCGCATGTGGATCGACGGCACGGACTTCCAGTACCGCAAGGAGGAGACCGCCATCTAAACACAACGAAAACCGAGATCGCCTGAAGGGCGGCCAGGACGCGTGGCGACGCGCGGGGCTCGGATGACAGCGCGCAGGCTGCAGTGGCGTAAGACCACGCTTTTCAGATTGCTGCACCCGATCCCCCTTGATCCCCATCATGCGGCGACGACGTCGACCGCGGACAGAAGCAAAGGGCGCCACATAACCCAGGTTCAAACCGACGGCTTGGAAATCAGCTTGACTCAAATGACTCGATTACAGAAGCAGCCTGTTAGGCCGAACGCCGTGCTTCCGCGCCACCATTCAGATGCCGCTCCGGGTCCCGCAGGTCGGCCATCATGGTCTTGTGATGGCGGATCACCAGATAGGTCAGCGGCAACAGATGCACCAGCAGCAGCATACCGATCAGAATATCCCCCAGCGACCAGACGAAGGCCACCGGCAGGAATGGTCCGAGAAAGGAAACGCCGGCGAAGAACCAGCGGTAGGCCTTGACGTTGGTCCCGCCCAGATACTGGAAACAGCGTTCCGAGAAATAGGCCCAATTGACGATGGTGGTGAAGGCAAAAATGATCAAGGCGATGGTCACGAACAGACGCCCCGGCCCGCCAAGCATTTCCTCGAATACCGAAACGGTGAGAAAGGCGCCGGTGAGATCCGTCCACATGCCGGTGGTCAGAATCACCAGCCCGGTGGTGGTGCAGACCACCAGGGTATCCACCAGCGGCACGGCGGCGGCGGTATAGGCCCCCATGGCCGGATGGTCCTTGTTGGCGCCATGCCAGAAAGGCGCGATGCCGATGCCCGATCCGTGCGAGAACACGCCCCGCGACACACCGTACTGCATAGCCTGCATGACGGCGTAGCCCGCCACGCCGCCCGCCGCTGCATAGGGCTCGAAGGCATAGCGGATGACATCCCCGATGGCGGATAGGGTCAGTCCCGGATTGCCCAGCAGGATAAACCAGGCCAGCCCCAAATACCCCAACACCATCCAAGGCGCGGCGGAAATGCTGAACTTGAGAATGCTCTTGGCGCCGCCGATGATCACGGCCGCCACGGCGCCGGACAGGGCCAGGGCCACAATCAGGTGCGAGGTCCCCACCTCATCGGCGACCGCATGGGCCACCGAATTGGCTTGGATCAGATTGGCCGTCACCATGCCCTTGACCATCATCACCGCCGCCAGAACCACGGCGAGGAATCGCCAGGGCTTGGGCAGCAGGCGTTCCATATAGAGCATGGGGGTGGCGAACAAGTCCGGGCGCTTGCCGTCCCGGGCCAGCTTGACGGCGAAATAGGTCGAGGCGAGACGAAAGCTCATGCCGAGCAGCGCCGTTACCCACATCCAGAACAAGGCTCCCGGTCCGCCCAGATGCAGCCCGGTGGCCACCCCGGCCAGATTGCCCACGCCAATGGTTGCCGCCAGGGCGGCCAGGAAGGCCTTGGGGTGGGAGACATGATCGTCGGCGTGATTGGCATCGCCCCGTCCGTGCCAAACCGCGCGCAGACCCCGCTTCAGATTGCGCAGCACCAAACCACGGGTGACGAACAGGAACAGCAGGCCGATCTCCAGATACAGGAGCGGCAAAAACGGATTCCACAACCAGGTAGAAATCGTATCCAACGGCAAGCACTTCCAGTTCGTTCAATCTCCGCCCGCTTCAGCGGACGTTGATGTAGCCCAGGCCCTCGATTTTGAGGATGATATCTTGAGCCGCCTCTTCCGGCGAGCAGGCCGAGGTGTCGATGGACAGTTCCGGAGCCTCGGGAACCTCATAGGGATCGTCGATGCCGGTGAACCCCTTGATCTTGCCCGCACGAGCCAAGGCATAAAGACCCTTGCGATCCCGCCCCTCGCAGACATCGATGGGGGTCGCCACATGGACCTCGATAAAGCCGCCACCGGCCCCCTCGACGGTTTCGCGGACGCTACGCCGGGTTGCCGTATAAGGCGCGATGGGAGCGCAGATGGCGATACCGCCATTTTTGGTAATCTCGGACGCCACGAAACCGATACGCAGGATGTTCAGGTCACGGTGCTCCTTGGAGAAGGTCAGTTCGCTGGACAGGTTTTTGCGGACAATATCGCCATCCAGCAGTGTCACGCGGCGACCGCCCTGTTCCAGGAACTTCTGCACCAACGCCTTGGCGATGGTCGACTTTCCCGAGCCGGACAAACCGGTGAAAAAGACGGTAAAACCCCGTTGATCCAAAGGCCGGATGGCACGGCGCAGTTCGCCCACCACCTCGGGGAAGGAGAACCATTCTGGCACCTCCCGGTCATGCAAGACACGGCGCAGGAATTCCTCGCGGGAGATGCCCAGCAAGGTATCGCGTTCCCGCACTTCTTCCAGTGCGACGAAGGCCGCCCGTTCTTGCACAAAGACGTATTTCGGGGCCGTGACGATCTCTATGCCCAAGTCGGATTCCAATTCCCGCGCCAGGGACTGAGCCGCTTGAGGGGCATAATACGGCGTCGCGGAAGGATCTTGATCCGGGCTCGCCTGCTCCAAACCAACCACGAAATGGGTGCAGCCGAAATTGCGCCGCACGATGGCCTGTAGCACCGCTTCCCTGGGCCCGGCCCAACGCGGCGCCAATGGCATCAGGCTCAAGGCCGTGGTCTGTTCCGGAAAATGCTTGTGGGCATGTTCGTAGCAGCGTACCCGGGCGAAGTGTTCAAAGTCATCACTCTCGGACCCGCCCACGGACGGATGCAACAGCAAATGCGCCTCGACGCTCTTGGCGGCCCGGAATGCCACTTCAACCTGGGCCTTATGCATCGGCTGGTCGGTGTGATAGCCGACCACCCGCCGCCACCCCATTTTGCGGAAGCGAGCGCGGGTTTCGGAAGGCAGATCCCGCAAATATTGGAAATCATAATGGGACGGCAGAGAAAGACCGCGCAGGGTCCCCCCCAGGTAGACCGGGTTGGTCCGCCGCAGGAGATACTCCACGCCCGGATGGGAAAGATCCGTCGTTCCATAGACCTTTTGAGCTTCCCGCTCACGGTCCGGAGTCCAACGATCGGCCACATCCAGAACCGCCAACGGCACGCCTTCCGGATCGCGCAACGCGACGGAATCCCCATCCTTCAGGGAGTCAGCAAAAGCTTCGGGCACGTCGAGAACCACCGGCATGGGCCAGACCGTTCCATCCGCAAGACGCATTGTATCGACCACGGCGTCATAATCAGCCTGCCCCAGAAATCCCGTCAACGGCGTGAAGCCGCCATTGAGCAAAAGCTCCAGATCGCAAGTCTGACGGGGAGTCAGGTCCCAGGAGGGAAAAGGCCCACATTCCTTTTTCAGGCTCTCCGCCTGATCCGCGGGGAGCATCAAATCGCATAGGTCGCTACGGGTTCCGGTTGTCATACTAAGCCCTCAAACATTGGTCGAATCTGGATGTGGATCTGACGATCCCGAAGGAACACACCTACTTAGGTCAAGTCCGCTGATATTGCGATGAAAAAACGTTCCATCCAACCCAGAACACGCCCGAATTCAGCCCCGGTATCCCCGCCCCTCGCTCCAGGTTGACCGAAACAGCTTGCTTTCCAAGAACACTGTCGCCTATTTCCATAGCTCCCAGGTCCCTCTGTCACGAGAAGATGCGATGAAATCCGAACCGAATAGTACCGCGGCGAACTCAGACCCCATCGATCAAAAAGGCGACATCGATGCGGGCCGCAAGGTCCTGGAAATCGAGGCCGATGCCCTGCGCAAGATGGCTGAAGAGCTGGACGACACATTCGTCACCGCCCTCAATCTGTTATCGCCGCCTCAGGGCCGGGTCATTGTGACCGGCATGGGCAAGAGCGGCCACGTGGCGCGCAAAATCGCGGCGACCATGGCTTCCACCGGCATGCCCGCATTCTATGTTCATCCGGGAGAAGCCAGCCATGGCGACCTGGGCATGATCACCGAAAAGGACGCGATCCTGGCTTTATCCAATTCCGGGGAAACAGCGGAACTGGCGGACATCATCGCTTATTCGCGACGGTTCAACATTCCCTTGGTGGCCATCACACGCGAAGCCGACAGCCTGTTGGCCCGTTCCGCCGATGCCACGTTGGTCTTGCCGGAGGTCCCGGAAGCCTGCCCCATGGGTTTGGCGCCGACCACTTCGACCACCGCCTCTCTGGCTTTGGGGGATGCCATTGCCGTTGCCCTATTGGAACGGATTGGGTTTACCGCTTCGGACTTCCAGCAGCTCCACCCGGGCGGACGGCTCGGGGACCGGCTCAAGAAGGTGTCCGACCTGATGCACAAGGGCGACGAGATCCCGTTGATCGAGCCCTTTGCCCCCATGAGCGAGGCCTTGCTGGCCATGACCCAGAAAAGCCTGGGCTGTGTTGGCATTCGGGACAAGGAAGGCTTGCTGTTGGGCATCATCACCGATGGCGACCTGCGCCGTCACATG
The sequence above is drawn from the Magnetospira sp. QH-2 genome and encodes:
- a CDS encoding bifunctional sulfate adenylyltransferase/adenylylsulfate kinase: MTTGTRSDLCDLMLPADQAESLKKECGPFPSWDLTPRQTCDLELLLNGGFTPLTGFLGQADYDAVVDTMRLADGTVWPMPVVLDVPEAFADSLKDGDSVALRDPEGVPLAVLDVADRWTPDREREAQKVYGTTDLSHPGVEYLLRRTNPVYLGGTLRGLSLPSHYDFQYLRDLPSETRARFRKMGWRRVVGYHTDQPMHKAQVEVAFRAAKSVEAHLLLHPSVGGSESDDFEHFARVRCYEHAHKHFPEQTTALSLMPLAPRWAGPREAVLQAIVRRNFGCTHFVVGLEQASPDQDPSATPYYAPQAAQSLARELESDLGIEIVTAPKYVFVQERAAFVALEEVRERDTLLGISREEFLRRVLHDREVPEWFSFPEVVGELRRAIRPLDQRGFTVFFTGLSGSGKSTIAKALVQKFLEQGGRRVTLLDGDIVRKNLSSELTFSKEHRDLNILRIGFVASEITKNGGIAICAPIAPYTATRRSVRETVEGAGGGFIEVHVATPIDVCEGRDRKGLYALARAGKIKGFTGIDDPYEVPEAPELSIDTSACSPEEAAQDIILKIEGLGYINVR
- a CDS encoding IS110 family transposase, with the translated sequence MEYFVGMDVSMASISICEIDAKGTVIREGKVSSTPEAVATWLEESGRGFARIGLEAGPLAPWLYAGLSSRGLPVICIETRQMKAFASASPVKTDRRDARLISQTMRTGLYRATHVKTARSQELRMVLTHRETLVHQVRQLSNTVRGTLKAFGLKVGMARGRLFAARVRELTADNPHLSAAAEPLLLARQALLEQLDKLDRQVHAAARDDSVCRRLMTVPGVGPVTALAFRTGLDVPERFQKSVMVGAHFGLVPRRYASGEQDRSGPISKCGDAMVRWLLFEAANALLTRTRRWSWLKHWGLAVAKRRGMKRAKVAVARRLAVIMHRMWIDGTDFQYRKEETAI
- a CDS encoding sodium:alanine symporter family protein; this encodes MPLLYLEIGLLFLFVTRGLVLRNLKRGLRAVWHGRGDANHADDHVSHPKAFLAALAATIGVGNLAGVATGLHLGGPGALFWMWVTALLGMSFRLASTYFAVKLARDGKRPDLFATPMLYMERLLPKPWRFLAVVLAAVMMVKGMVTANLIQANSVAHAVADEVGTSHLIVALALSGAVAAVIIGGAKSILKFSISAAPWMVLGYLGLAWFILLGNPGLTLSAIGDVIRYAFEPYAAAGGVAGYAVMQAMQYGVSRGVFSHGSGIGIAPFWHGANKDHPAMGAYTAAAVPLVDTLVVCTTTGLVILTTGMWTDLTGAFLTVSVFEEMLGGPGRLFVTIALIIFAFTTIVNWAYFSERCFQYLGGTNVKAYRWFFAGVSFLGPFLPVAFVWSLGDILIGMLLLVHLLPLTYLVIRHHKTMMADLRDPERHLNGGAEARRSA
- a CDS encoding SIS domain-containing protein, giving the protein MKSEPNSTAANSDPIDQKGDIDAGRKVLEIEADALRKMAEELDDTFVTALNLLSPPQGRVIVTGMGKSGHVARKIAATMASTGMPAFYVHPGEASHGDLGMITEKDAILALSNSGETAELADIIAYSRRFNIPLVAITREADSLLARSADATLVLPEVPEACPMGLAPTTSTTASLALGDAIAVALLERIGFTASDFQQLHPGGRLGDRLKKVSDLMHKGDEIPLIEPFAPMSEALLAMTQKSLGCVGIRDKEGLLLGIITDGDLRRHMSEGLLAKTAGELMTVNPITISPDMLASEALGIMNERSITNLFVAENGQPVGVVHIHDFLRAGIA